A window of Macrotis lagotis isolate mMagLag1 chromosome 1, bilby.v1.9.chrom.fasta, whole genome shotgun sequence genomic DNA:
aggtcggatttgaacccaagtactcttgactctggagccggtgctctatccactgcaccacctagccaccccccccccccccagttatttttttaaaagaagttcagGTCACTTCCCTTAAGAACCTCTGAATAAGAGATGTCCCCTGGGCCCTTCTGGAGCAAGTGCCTTCCCTTGAGAGACTGTAGGCCATTATGATCCCCATTCCCATAGACTGGTGGAACAGAGCGCACTCAACTTTGTCCCAAATTCTAAACAAACTGTTTCTTCTTATCATGCTTTAGTTTTATCTTTTGGTGACTTTGGATGAGGATTTTGGGTATCTGCTGGTGATGTAGATAAAATGTAAACAGATCAACCACTGAATGGTAAAGAAGATAACGGAAAATGGCCAGCTGACCGGCCATCAGGCGGGCCATGGAGGCCAGGCTCCTTCGAGTCACGGCTCCGAGCCACCGTGGGGGCCTTTTTCCTCTCAGAATGTTGTCTCTGCCTTAGGGAAGGCccggggaggggaggagaggaaggacatGGGGGCAGAGGTGCtggagctcattttacagatgaggaaactgaggtcctggaGAGATTGACTGTTGCCCCAGAAGAGAGGAGGAGACCGGGAGGCCCAAGCTTCCTTTTGGTTTTAGTCTATCTCATTATTGAATCAAAGGAGGCAATCGCCACAGAAAGTGGCTGGCAGGCTCAGAGCCAGGTGATACAAACCTTTACTCCCTggccccacccccagccccaccccccaGAATGAGGACAGATCTGTGGCCAAGAGCCATTTCCTACTCTGTGAGTGATCCAGAACAGGGAGCCCCCCGCCAGAGCCCCCCCAGAGCAAGAGCCCCAGGGGTTGAGAACTGCAGTTCTACAGGAGGGAATGAGACAGCCCTAGACActccagacacacacacacacatgcacagacacacTGGCATATACCTGCATTACATGCACAGACAtaccatacacacacagacacactggCATACACCCGCATTACATGCACAGACAtaccatacacacacatgcacagacacacTGTCATACACCTGCATTACATGCACAGACataccatacacacacatacacacacagacacactggCATACACCTGCATTACATGCACAGACAtaccatacacacacatgcacagacatACTGTCATACACCTGCATTACATGTACAGACatatcatatacacatatgtacagaCACACTGGCATACATCAGCTTTACGTGCACAGACAtaccatacacacacatgcacagacacacTGGCATATACCTGCATTACATGCACAGAcatatcatacacacacatatacagacacactGGCATACATCAGCTTTACATGCACAGACAtaccatacacacacatgcacagacacacTGGCATACATCTGCACTACATGCACAGACAtatcatatacacacatgcatagaCACACTGACATACATCTGTATTACATACACAGACATatcgcacacacacacactgaaatcACCAGGGCCCTGCCTGTGCGTGCAGGGATGCTGTAGATGGCCTCTGTCTCCCCTTGTCCAGGACTGCCATTCTGACTAGTTAGCAATAACCAGTTTGAGAGGAGGCCTAAGAGGGAACCACCACCCCACTTGGCCTCCTACCCTTTCCTCTTAGAGGCACCAAGTTGCGGAGGACATAGATGGAGAGACTCCCAGTCACAAAGACCCCAGTTTGTATCCTGCCTCATATACTTCCTTgtctgtgtggccctgggcaagtccctcatttctcttggcctcagtttcctcatctgtagcatGAGGGTTGTCTAGAGGATCTGATGAGATACTATTTATAAAGGACTTTCCCAGTTCAGTTCTTGTATGTCCACAGACAGGTCACCCCCCTTCTCGGGGCCTCAATTTCCCTGAGACATTATGTAAGAAACTTAGACCAGTTGGACTTGGGACATTTGTCCAGGGTTTGGGCAGCCTGGTGCAGACtctgaaccccttctcagaatcatctttttatttatttttattttttaatatttattctctttttgtacaaataatgtttttttatacattaataaaatgttcttgtttaagagtaaacagaataccccccccacaaaatatagacttgcttgagtgataaagtaaaggggagagaaaaaaattaaaataaaagaagataatagtaataattgtaggtatggccaggtggcgcaatggacggagccccagccctggagccaggagcacccgagcccacatctggccccgtacacccaacaatcacccagccgtgtgacatgcaaaccaccccaaccccactgccctgcaaaaacaaaaaaaaaagggaaaaaagaccccaaataaaataaaatactaataatagtaggggtggctgggtggtggacagaacaTTGACCCTtaagccaggaacacctgggtccaaatccggcttcagacacccaatgatcaccctgttatgcggccccaggcaggccacccagccccatttgccctgcacccccccgataataataataaaaaatgtgcttgagtctttgttccaacaccaacaactctgtcatgggtggatctcattctttatgataagtccatcacaaaagttacttccatatttttccaccattaccattgctgattgcaacaccctcctttcttatttctccactaccatgtactatattttctctctcctttcactctgactctgctgtagggtcgctgagtggggCAGcggacagatccccagccctggggcgaACAGGCCCCAAGCCCTCCTACCAcgccttaggcccagcatccacctggagataggccatccaatcccagccccttgcaaaaagtaaaaaagaaaatgtgttatatctgaccactctcccgcaatggtccatcctctcctctatcactcacatcacccctcttccccctgtcccccctcttttcttcttactccagatgtctataccccattgagtatatatgctgtttcctctcctagccacctctgatgagagcaaagattccctcattcccccttgccccccttccatatcattgcaatagctcattgtaataaagaaaaaacatattatatgagatatcttggcctattccccctctccgttttctttctcccattacatttccctttttttctattgactccctttttacaccatattttatcttcaaattcagctttctcctatgcttcaactataaaagctccctctacctgctctattaactgagaaggttcatatgagtattatcagtgtcatttttctatacaggaatacatacagttcatcatcattaagtccctcatattttccccttctcctccaatctctatgcttcacccgaatcctgtatctgaagatcaaaccttctgttcagctctggccattccaacaggaacatttgaaattaccctggttcattgaaagtccatctttttccctagaagaggacattccattttgcagggtagttcattctcagttgcattcgaagttcttttgccttctggtatattatattccaagccctacgagcttttaatgtagttgctgctaagtcctgtgtgatcctgactacagctccatgatatttgaactgtgcccttctgctgcttgtaatattttctctttgacttgggagttctggaacttggctgtaatattcctgggggtgggttttttgggatctctttctcagggggatcagtggattctctccatttttattttgccctctgcttctagaatatcagggcaattttcctgtagtaattctttgaaaatgatgtcaaggctcttttcctgatcatgactttcaggtattccaataatttttaaattatctttcctaagtctattttccataacagttgttttttcaatgagatgttacacattttcttctaatttttcatttttttggttttgaagtaatgaatcctggtttatcataaattcatcaatctccctgagttctattctttgtctgaaggatttgttttcctcagagagttttcttatctctttttccatctggccaattttgctttttaaagcattcttctcctcaataactttttgaactgttttatccatttgacctaagctggtttttagcatgctattttcttcagtatttttttggatttccttgactagactgctgacttcattttcatgtttttcccacatctctctcctttcttttcccagtttttcttccaactccctcatttgattttcaaagtcttttttttgagctctgtcatagcctgagcccaatttctgtttttcttggagtctttagatgcaggagcttgtgcttccccctcttcagactgagtgttttgatccttcttgggttcacaggcaaaatatttctcaatggtgttcctcttatttctctgcttgcttgttttcccagcctgagcctggtttgggggtgcttcctcagctttggggacactcccacaagggtctcagtgtgtgaggttctgtcctccctcctggtctgtgaatgaccataagagccccgctctgccacagggctgaggtggggggggccctgctgttctatgggggggcctagactgcgatcaggatctgaatgtggtcagagccccagagtcctgttccaggggcagaggacataggtctgcagtctctcttcactcccctccctcagctcaatgggctcatgccctgggggctcctgcttaccagctcgcctgcttctgttcctggatctgggctgccaagaccatgctgctggctgtgtgccctgagggctgggctccacctgttccctctggcagaggtcccccgctgttcccccactttgtgcccggtgctcccccagggtgcagctcaggagactcccccgctgctgagAGCTggagctcccagcgccctgggcctgcctccgggaggctgaagttctctggctctggtgggccacccctctgggtgccgcccctccaaccccggggagcagaacctttctgctcttttccaggttaccttgagtaggaacaCTGCCTCATTGGGCCCCTCTGTgcgttctgtctctcaaaaatttagagtccttagtttcgaagttttttgagagagctttttttttaggtttttgtaaggcaaatggggttaagtggcttacccaaggccacatagctaggtaattattaagtgtctgaggtcggatttgaacccaggtactcctgactccaaggccggtgctttatccacttggccacctagcCCCCCATATGAAAGAGCTTCTAAGAGAAGTTCCTCTCTTGTCCagaatcatctttttaaatgcataaacttAATAGGATAACAAAGAGAACCAAATAAAATACCTTTGTCATTATAgttaaaaataaatcagattcTAGGCCAGAAGACCCTGAATGGGAGGCCCTCCcaggcccttccagctctgaattctACTTTAATGACTAGCTCCCTGGcccaagttttttgtttgtttgttttttgcatttctctgagGTTTAATCTCCCTATCTTTAAATTGAGAATAACAGTATGGGCAGACCTGGATTGCCTGGAAGGATGTCATTGTCCATCCTAACCTTCCTCCACAAATTCTAATAGCTCCCTATTACCCCCAGGACCAAAGAGAGCCCTTCCCTACCagtcccctccttccttcccatcttctTAGACTTTGCTCCCCTCTTGCCCTCTGCTCTCCAAGTACCCCTGCCCCCCCTGCCCCCTTCCATTCCTccagcccctcccctcccctagcACCATCCTCTAGTCTGCATCTGAGACCTAGTCCTTCATGTGTTTTCTGCCTATGGGAGCAGGGATTCAAAGTGGGAggctgtttctgtctctgtgttcCCAGAGGTGACTGGGCAGCATGCCCACCTCTTGTAAGCACATCATCAAGAACTTGTTGACTTTGTCAAGGGAGCCTGATGCCCTTGTGCACCTCTTGTTTTTAGGGCAGAAGATGAAGCTGGCTGCCAGACAGAGGCCACCGTCCTAAAGGACTCCCCTTGGAGGGCCAAGCCCGCCCCCATGCAGCGTTGACCCCGGCAGCCCACGTTGTCCTCCTCTGGCAGCATGCCTTCCTTGACAAAAGCCCCAACTGCATTGGCCGAGGACAAGCCCAAGGGGAAGCCTCCGGCCCCAGAGGACAAACCCAAGGGGAAGTCCCTGTTGGGCCTGGGCTCCCTGATTGGGAATCGGAGTGAGAAAATCGTCCTGGCCAGAAGTGACAGCGCCCCCGAGGAGAATGTCCTGAAGATCACCATCACCGAGACCACGGTCATCGAGTCTGACTCGGGCATCTGGAATTCCCACGCTCTCCTCTACCTCACCTTGTGGTTCTTCTTCAGCTTTTGCACACTCTTCCTTAACAAGTACATCTTGTCCCTGTTGGAAGGCGAGCCCAGCATGCTGGGTGAGGTGACCCAGGGACCTTGTGGCGGGGAAGGAGCTGGACCCTAGGCCAGTGTCTGGTTTCTGGGCTGCTCGGGGTCTGCCTGCATCAAGTGCGCATGGAGGTGGCTGTGGGTGTGAGGGTGGGGGTCTCTCTCTTAGATTATGGGGACAGCCCGCTCATGGCCTTGGGGCTGGAGACCCTCACTTGATTGCGGCTCTCCTCTGCTGTCTTCTTTCTAGGAGCCGTACAGATGTTTTCCACCACACTCATTGGCTGCATTAAGATCTTTGTTCCTTGCTGTTTATATCAACACAAAGCCCGCCTGTCTTATCCATCTAATTTCATCATGATAATGATATTTGTTGGACTAATGAGGTAAAGAAGCTTTGCCGCCAAGAAAATATTGGATTACGTTTCTCtgttcaaatcttatttttatccttGATTTTTGTCTCTGTCCTGTCATTCCTGAATGTATTCCTCCTCCTATCTAGTATCCCTtgtaggaaagatttttttttaaaggggaagtgtgagattttctttttttttaaaaagggagttGGTTCAGCCAAACTGGCCAGCGCGTGcaactgtctctgtctcttcacgAGAATTGGCACTGGACTAGTTGAATCTGCCAACAAATACACTCGGGTCCTTGTCTGCTTCTAATGTAAACCTTTTAATGTAAGAGGATTTTCCAGCTTTTGCAGTTGCATAATCTCAGAgatcccctcctccctttccagcCCTCTGCCTCCCTGGCTGCCAAGCTTCACTATTTGTACAATGGACTCCTTCACGCTTTCTGAAGCAAGTAGAAGCTTTTCATGATAGCTTACAAGATAAAACAGCTTCCCTGAATGATATCAGCCAACATACAGAGGCAGTAGATATTTCCAACAAATGGCTGTTTTTCCAGGaccttttcatatatatatttttttattttgttttttttttggcaaggcagtggggttaaatgacttgcccaaggtcacacagctaggtaattattaagtatctgaggccggatctgaactcaggtcctcctgtctccagggccagtgctctatccactatgccacctagctgcctccaaccTTTTCATATTTGTTTAGTTTATTTTAATAGCTCTTGTCATAAAGGcaacagaaagaaaattgttctttaaaacttggaagatccaggTTCAAGTGCCACCACTAACACTTACTGGCTCagggcaactctctaagactcagtttgcagagaagatgctgacctGCCCACCTGGGAGTTCCCTAAACCACTGAAAGCTCAGGTCTAGTCCCCATTCCCTCGAATAGTATTGATTATGAGAGGCCAGTGGGAACAGAAGGACTTGGGAGGCAGGAGGCCTGACTACCACCACTGGTATCTacgtgactctgagcaagtcttTATTCCTCTGTGACCCTCAGTTCCCTCAGCCATAGtaaagggataataataacagccCCTTTTCCCAGGGTGTTGTGAGGAAAATTTTTGGTCATCCTCCAGGGCTTAAATTAATGCCAGAAGTTGCTATGTAGGGGGAGGCAGATAAGTCTAGAATAAGATGAGTGAAAAACAGTTTCACCTTTAGGAGgtaaaaatattgcttttttttgaggggtttattttttggtttaccTGAGGGCAAACATTTCTTTCATATGAACATGTTTGTCTAATGGTCAGAAATTTCCCTCTTCCAGGATGAAAGAGTTTCTGAGTGGCCTCTATGGAGGAAGGAATATAAGCCtttacttagatttttttaaaaagtgtatgtGTCTTTCATATATATGATGCTTATTGATCATTCTCCAGAGGAGTCCCACAGGAGAGCCACCTTGATGACCTCTGAccttcttgacttcattttcagatTTGCGACAGTGGTCTTGGGGCTGGTTAGCTTGAAAAACGTGGCCGTTTCATTTGCTGAAACAGTGAAAAGCTCAGCTCCTATCTTTACAGTCATCATGTCCAGGATGATTTTAGGAGAATACACTGGTGAGTGGTCAGTTCCGCATTTCCAAATGGTCTTGGTAGGGGAAGGGGTGGACTGGATGGCAACAGAAATCCTTCCCAGTTCCAACTCTTGAGTTCTGTAATTTAAGTTATCTCTCCCTGAAGAGCACGCCAGCACAGATGACCAGCTATGTACCTCTGCCTGGCCATGGAGAGGCACTGCTGTCTCTTTAGCTCTTCACATAGGAGAAGCTGAGCAGCCTGGGCAGGAGTCCCCCAGCTCCTTGTTAGGGGCACTGTGGGACCTTCTCTGCCCTGGGGCCATTCTGTAGTGAGAAAGTAGAAGCTACAGTTGACTTGTTCACCTGAGTTGTTCTCTCCCTTGTCCCTTCTGCTCACCTAGCCCTCTGCCCGACTTCTgacccttgtcttccttgcccaGACCATTTGAATAGCCTCCTCCCAGGTCTCCTTGCCTCCACGCTTTCTCCTCTATAACCCATCATTCACATAACTATAGAAAGAATTTTCTAAGACTCCCACCTAACTGTGTCTCTCCCTATTGGCATGTCCCATCTCTGCCTTACCCTCCAGTATCCAGGGCAACTCTCCAAAGACAAAAGTTGTACAGATGGCATTAGTAAAGAAGTCTCCTCCCTGGGGTTTCCCCCCATTAGCAAAGTCGTGAGGTCATGATCAATTATTAAGCTATCAATGGCTTACCAATTATGTGaatatattatcaataaaattatcaGTGAACAAATCTGTTAGAGAAACATGTGCTTTTAAGTTGGATCCAGTATAAGAAAGAATATTTAACAGTAAATTTAAGCTTCTAGATATAGAAGATATTGGCAACATCTTATGGTctacatttccttttctctccaatCTTTCTAGGACTTCTGGTGAATCTGTCTCTCATCCCTGTTATGGGTGGGCTTGCCCTTTGTACTGCTACCGAAATCAGCTTCAACGTTCTGGGATTCTCTGCAGCCTTGTCCACTAACATCATGGACTGGTGAGAGCTAAGGCcctaatgagagagacagagacagagagggagacagacagagacagagacagagaaacagagagagagagagagagagagagagaagagaggagagggaaaggagagacagaagagagagtcagagagacagacagagagaagaaagaagacagggaaaaatggaagatgaattgAAAAACCTTTGGAGTAGATGTTGTTTCTCCCTAGCTATACCATTGGTCCCAGTGAGGCTTAAGGTGATCTTAATAGTCTCCCTAGCTGCACTGgattttcttctataagaatgACAGATGTTAGGCAATAAATGACTTTGATATTGTGAAGCTGGAAGTTCTAAAGCCAAATTCTCCCATTTGTATTTATGCTGTTTATACTTAAATATTCTTTTTGAATGGACAGTTCAGTTTTGGCATGCAGAATGTATCTTACAGCGTGATGTGGCAAAGCAGATGAGCTTCAGATCCTCCCTTTGGCCTGTCCTGACTGGCAAACCTCTCAGAACTCTCATTCTCTAACAGAGGAGCTGTACTGATGGAGGGAGTTGGCCCCCTGAGAATTCCCCACAAGGATTCAATCACAGATCAGGACAAATGCCTGTTTCAGTCCAGAAAGACTGCAAGGCCTAGAGACAGAGAGCTGACTTTGAAAACTGGGTTCAAGGTCCTTCTGTGGCACTTCCTGGCAAGACTTTTGTCTCCTCATTactctaggcaactctcttaGACATTAAATTGCAGACAAGGTGAAGATGTGCCTTGGTCGAAGGAATTCCTTCACCTAAGAATTCCCTGGACCAAAGAAAATCATCAGTCCAGCTCCTGTCTCTTAACCTTTCCTGCCACATCCTCTTTATTATAATGCTATAGATGTAAAAGTATGTTTTGAtgctaaatataaaagaaaaaagagcttaGTAGATACAGGATATAAGATACAGCATGTTTTTTACCTGAGATATTTTGTTTGATTCATCTTACTCAAgactagagaaaaaaagataattcatgTTAGATTGTTGTTTGAGAAGAGgctatattataaatttatccATCCATGTGATATTTTTGTGATCCACAAGAAAGAATAGCTTTATCCTTAGAAAAATTCTGTCCTTGACAGAATTCTGTTTTAGAAACAACCTATTTGAAGTGGTtgctttacaaataatttaagaataatttccaattttcacTTAATTCTAACTTGTGaccaattaaatatttttccgGTGTTTTTTCCTAGTTTGCAAAACGTGTTTTCCAAAAAGCTTCTCAGTGGGGATAAGTACAGGTTTTCGTAAGTATACGTGATGCTTTCACAGGGGTACCCCAGTATTTCCATGACCCATTTGAGATGCCAGTGCCACACTGTTCCTGTGTgttaaaatatttgtatacagGGAATCTATGGGTTTGGTCTACAGAAAGATGAAAACCCCAGCCAATTACTCACAGGCATTCAGGAGCTCCCTTAACAGTCATAAAATATTTGACATTAGGATTCAGTTTCCCATGTTCCTTGTGTGATTCAGTCGTCCCTCATCATCATATAAGAAGAGCATATTTTTCAGTTGTCTAGGATGCTTTCCAAAGGCCTTTTTTACATTCTGAAAACCTCCTCACCCAATATCTAAAGCCATGATTCATCAGTTTGTGAACAACCACCTCCTCAGGGGTGAGTCAGTCAATGGCAGTTCATGGTGTGAGACTCTGGTCTAAgggttggggatacaaagaaaggtaaaagagagTTCCTGTGCTCAGAGAGCTCCCAGTCTAACAGGATGGTTCTCATTCCATTGAGTACAAGATACAGACAAAATAAATGATGGTTGATCAAAGGAGACCCCAGAATTAAGGAGGATGGAGAAAAGCTTCCTGTATCAAGTAAAATTTGTTCTGGGCAGAAGTAAGGAGGAAAGGCATGCCAGAGACATGGGATGCAGTGAAGGAAAATAGTCAGAGATAGGAGATGGCTTGCCTTGTGGGTGTAACTGGATTGCAGAGCTCATTAGGGGGAATAAGATGTTTAAGAGATGTGGGAGTAGGGTTAGAGTTTCACTATGAAGACTTGCTTTGCTTTTGAAGAGTGCATgtgtttttatcattttgtactttattattattttttttgtgtgtgcagTGCCCCAGAACTTCAGTTTTATACCAGTGCTGCTGCTGTGGTCATGCTCATTCCAGCCTGGATCTTTTTCATGGTGAGAGAGGCTCCATGCAAAGATAGACCTTTGCTGTTGGCCATGAGGTTGATTTTCAGAGAATGGAGGGGCCCTGTGGTACATTGGATAAGAACTGGCCTGAGaatcagtcaggaagacctaggtgcAAAATCCTGCTCCTGATCCAGACAGACCCGTGACCTAGAACCAGGTCCTTTCTGCCCTCTGAAACCAAGGGCATTTCATCTTCTCAGAATCCTGGGTCTGGTTATTATTCCTGCTGTCTTTTCCTGATCACCTTTGTTTATGAGCTGTTTAAAAGTTCAGTCTTCCTTCAGACCTTCGGTGCCATCAGTTGTTCTGCTATGTGGGATGTGTCCacattttgcatttttcaaagCATAACTTGGGGcatgaatttttctttaacattttggAAACTGCATTTCAAtggaattgatttcctttgtaatcctttttacaacatcattctgagaaaggAGACTTTTAGGAGACTGATTGACAGAGGTTTCAGAGCACAGAGTaagtttttcatttgattaattcCTTTTTCAGAGCTCAGTTAGACTAATAAATATACGTTCTGTAACCCAaccctctttggaaaaataagtcaaCTTTATACCAAAATTagaaaggtaataataataataacacagtCCCTTGACCATATTAAGCCCTCAATGGATATTTATTggatgggaaaggaaaaagaaattcacatttatatagcacttcactatgtgtcagacactgtgataagtattatttttaatagatgatatttcatttgattaacTTTAATATGGTTAGAAATTTTATATTGTTAAGGACTATGGCCCCAAAGTGATATCTTaactcccctcctctcctcaggaaaaaaagtcagatttCTCTATTATTCAGACTTTCTAATCTAGAGACAAATATATACGGAGTATGAAGCAGctgcatttatttttgttttttgcttctgaCTCATACAGGATATGCCAGTGATTGGAAAGAGTGGGAAAAGTTTCCATTACAATCAGGATGTCATCTTGCTGCTCCTCATGGATGGCATCTTGTTCCATCTTCAGAGTGTCACAGCCTATGCTTTGATGGGGAAGATCTCCCCCGTCACTTTCAGGTAAGTAATCAGGAGAGTTTAGCAGGAGTGAGGGGGAGTGGACTTGAGATGATGCAGAGCATCAGTCACCAGGTGTCCCGGTACGATGCATGTCCCATGCTTGGAATGCACAGGACACCAGGTGTTCCCGAGCAGCAATGTTGAAAAGAAGTTAGACTGTCCATTACTAGGTGGTCCAATGGAGTGAATGTTGGATGCTTGATATGAATGTGAGTGTCACTCACCAAGGGCTCCCATACAGTGGGTGTTGGATGCTTGAGGTGAACATGAGTGTCAGTCATCAGGTGTTCCTGTATGGTGTATGTTCCATGCTTGGAATGAAGAAGAGTGTCAAACACCAAGTATTTCTATATGGTGGATGGTGGATGCTTGTAATAAATGAGTGTCAATCACTCAGAGTTCCCATACAGTGGGTGTTGAATGCTTGAAACAACTGAGAATGTCAGCCATCAGGTGTTCTTGTAAGATGGATGTTGATTGGTCAGGCATTCCAAAAGTATAACAGTACTTCTTAATCCTGTGATTATTGTAATGATCCGCTGTTAACCTGTAAGTTCTATTTTGAGCACAGCTTTTAAAAGTTGTAGAATGGATCTCTGTACAAATCTTGTAAACAtatagaagagaaataatttatttattcctgCCTAGAGATTGAGAGATGGACTAGATTTCATCTTTATAGTCTGCCTAGTTTCAGAAAttggcaattttttaaaaaataatttttattgctgtctcattttttatattaataaaatgtctGCCAGTATCTCTCCCCCAGCCTTTTCCCAGAGAGTTATTCAAgctaaccattttttttttttagtttttgcaaggcaatggtaattattaagtatctgaggctggatttgaactcaggtactcatgactccagggccggtgctctatctactgcaccataacaaatagtttttaagaaaaaatattcaacaaactTGATTGgtgcattaaaaaaatagaatcagtaAGATTACAAATTTGAATTTTGACTCAGATAATTaattactagatgtgtgaccctgttCAACTTCTTT
This region includes:
- the SLC35E2B gene encoding solute carrier family 35 member E2B; translation: MPSLTKAPTALAEDKPKGKPPAPEDKPKGKSLLGLGSLIGNRSEKIVLARSDSAPEENVLKITITETTVIESDSGIWNSHALLYLTLWFFFSFCTLFLNKYILSLLEGEPSMLGAVQMFSTTLIGCIKIFVPCCLYQHKARLSYPSNFIMIMIFVGLMRFATVVLGLVSLKNVAVSFAETVKSSAPIFTVIMSRMILGEYTGLLVNLSLIPVMGGLALCTATEISFNVLGFSAALSTNIMDCLQNVFSKKLLSGDKYRFSAPELQFYTSAAAVVMLIPAWIFFMDMPVIGKSGKSFHYNQDVILLLLMDGILFHLQSVTAYALMGKISPVTFSVASTVKHALSVWLSIIVFGNKITSLSAIGTVLVTIGVLLYNKAKQHQQEAMQSFAMSTSPSAPEDTEPLIAKDMKPYH